A part of Saccharomonospora amisosensis genomic DNA contains:
- a CDS encoding TetR/AcrR family transcriptional regulator, translating to MGKGESTKQAILDEAAEIASRVGLQGLTIGTLATRTELSKSGLFAHFRSKESLQLDVLRHTRDRFVDVVVRPALATPRGEPRVRAFFEHWLSWCSGDVLSGGCLFTTAATEFDDQPGPVRDLLVSDERDLRDTIAQVCRTGVAEGHFRDDVDPHQFAQDLHGIVLAYIHAARLLDDPAARQRAMRAFETLLDSLRAPR from the coding sequence GTGGGCAAGGGTGAGAGCACGAAGCAGGCGATCCTCGACGAGGCCGCCGAGATCGCCAGCAGGGTCGGCCTGCAAGGCCTGACCATCGGCACCCTCGCCACCAGGACGGAACTGTCCAAGAGCGGGCTGTTCGCGCACTTTCGGTCCAAGGAGTCGCTGCAACTGGACGTGCTGCGGCACACTCGCGACCGGTTCGTCGACGTGGTGGTGCGTCCCGCGCTGGCCACCCCCCGAGGCGAGCCACGGGTCCGCGCGTTCTTCGAGCACTGGTTGAGTTGGTGCTCCGGCGACGTGCTCAGCGGCGGCTGCCTGTTCACCACCGCCGCCACGGAGTTCGACGACCAGCCTGGCCCGGTGCGTGACCTGCTGGTGAGCGACGAACGCGACCTCAGGGACACGATCGCGCAGGTGTGCCGTACCGGTGTGGCCGAGGGGCACTTCCGCGACGACGTCGATCCCCACCAGTTCGCCCAGGACCTGCACGGCATCGTGCTGGCCTACATCCACGCCGCCAGGCTGCTCGACGATCCGGCCGCGCGGCAGCGGGCAATGCGCGCGTTCGAAACCCTGCTCGACAGCCTCCGCGCTCCCCGCTGA